One genomic window of Candidatus Nitrospira inopinata includes the following:
- a CDS encoding P-II family nitrogen regulator, with the protein MKLVEAVIKPFKLEEVKDALLEIGIQGMTVSEVKGFGRQKGHKEMYRGQEYTIEFVPKVKIEVAVTDALAPRVIEAIVRAAKTGSIGDGKIFVRSLDSAVRIRTGETGETAL; encoded by the coding sequence ATGAAGCTGGTGGAAGCCGTCATCAAGCCTTTCAAATTGGAAGAAGTCAAAGACGCCTTGCTCGAAATCGGGATACAGGGCATGACTGTGTCGGAAGTGAAGGGGTTCGGTCGCCAAAAGGGCCATAAAGAGATGTACCGCGGCCAGGAATATACGATCGAGTTCGTGCCGAAGGTCAAAATCGAGGTGGCCGTGACGGACGCATTGGCCCCACGGGTCATCGAGGCGATCGTCCGGGCCGCAAAGACCGGCAGCATCGGGGATGGGAAAATATTCGTCCGGAGCCTGGACTCCGCGGTCCGCATCCGAACCGGCGAGACCGGGGAAACGGCGTTGTGA
- the glnA gene encoding type I glutamate--ammonia ligase — MNVREVLEFAKKHRVQIVDLKFVDLPGVWQHMSVPVSELTEQLFKDGSGLDGSSIRGWKAINNSDLLLIPDPATACLDPFTAVPTLSVTGNVVDPVSRQNYDRDPRYVALKAEKYLQSTKIADTSYWGPEAEFFIFDHARYDQTSHSGYYYLDSEEGVWNMGQEGVNLGGKIRHKQGYFPVAPADTQQDIRSEMVLEMEKAGIAVEKHHHETATAGQAEIDIRFDTLVKTADNMMMYKYIVKNVARRHGKTVTFMPKPLFGDAGSGMHTHQSLWKDGKPLFAGKEYAGISQLCLYYIGGILKHAPALAAFTNPTTNSYKRITPGFEAPVLLAYSSRNRSAGIRIPMYSPSPKAKRIEVRFPDPSCNPYLAFPAMLMAGLDGIQNKINPGEPAEKDLYDLDPKEAAGIPTMPGSLDEAIACLEKDHQFLLKGEVFTEDLIEAWIKYKRDKEIDPVRLRPHPYEFFLYYDV, encoded by the coding sequence ATGAACGTGCGCGAGGTGTTGGAGTTCGCCAAGAAACACAGGGTGCAAATCGTCGATCTGAAATTCGTGGATTTGCCCGGCGTGTGGCAGCACATGAGCGTTCCCGTGAGCGAGCTGACGGAACAGTTGTTCAAGGACGGATCGGGTCTCGATGGATCATCGATTCGCGGCTGGAAGGCCATCAATAACAGCGATTTGTTGCTGATCCCCGACCCGGCGACGGCCTGTCTTGATCCCTTCACCGCGGTGCCGACGCTCAGTGTGACGGGCAACGTCGTGGATCCGGTTTCCCGGCAGAATTATGACCGCGATCCCCGGTACGTGGCGCTGAAAGCCGAGAAGTACCTCCAAAGCACGAAGATCGCCGATACGTCTTATTGGGGGCCCGAGGCGGAATTTTTTATCTTTGACCATGCGCGCTATGACCAAACGAGTCACAGCGGCTATTACTACCTCGACTCCGAGGAAGGTGTCTGGAACATGGGCCAGGAGGGGGTCAATTTGGGCGGGAAGATCCGCCATAAGCAAGGCTACTTCCCCGTGGCGCCGGCGGATACGCAGCAAGATATCCGAAGCGAGATGGTGCTCGAAATGGAAAAAGCCGGGATTGCCGTGGAAAAGCACCATCACGAGACGGCGACGGCCGGCCAAGCCGAAATCGACATCCGCTTCGACACGCTCGTGAAAACGGCCGACAACATGATGATGTACAAGTACATCGTCAAAAACGTCGCCCGCCGGCATGGGAAAACGGTCACGTTCATGCCCAAGCCCCTCTTCGGCGACGCGGGGTCCGGCATGCATACCCATCAGAGCCTGTGGAAAGACGGCAAGCCGTTGTTTGCCGGAAAAGAATATGCGGGCATCTCGCAACTGTGTCTTTATTACATCGGGGGAATCCTCAAACACGCCCCCGCCCTGGCCGCGTTTACCAATCCGACGACCAACTCCTACAAGCGGATCACACCGGGGTTTGAAGCCCCCGTGTTGCTGGCCTATTCCAGCCGAAATCGCTCCGCCGGCATCCGCATTCCCATGTATTCGCCCAGTCCCAAGGCCAAGCGGATCGAAGTGCGGTTTCCGGACCCGTCGTGCAATCCCTATCTCGCGTTTCCGGCGATGTTGATGGCGGGATTGGACGGTATTCAGAACAAAATCAATCCGGGCGAGCCGGCGGAAAAAGATCTGTACGATCTCGATCCGAAAGAAGCCGCCGGCATTCCCACGATGCCGGGGAGTCTGGACGAAGCGATCGCCTGCCTGGAAAAGGACCATCAGTTTTTGCTGAAAGGCGAAGTGTTTACCGAGGATTTGATCGAAGCCTGGATCAAGTACAAGCGGGACAAGGAAATCGATCCCGTCAGGTTACGTCCGCACCCCTACGAGTTTTTCCTATATTACGACGTGTAA
- a CDS encoding surface-adhesin E family protein: protein MNVRLASLIGLLLPAVLTLHGSPAWGGWIALDKRHQPQSKQVVHYDPDTIHREGNVVTVWQLMDVQWMGESPTPRFLSATTHKQFDCRLWRVRVLQVVEFSRNMATGKSRSGYIENANWRPIEPQSVDHGLGEIVCRKP from the coding sequence ATGAACGTCCGACTGGCTTCGCTCATCGGCCTTCTGCTTCCGGCCGTCCTGACCTTGCACGGTTCCCCTGCCTGGGGTGGGTGGATTGCGCTCGACAAACGCCATCAGCCCCAGAGCAAACAGGTCGTGCATTATGACCCCGATACGATACACCGAGAAGGAAATGTGGTCACGGTCTGGCAATTGATGGACGTACAGTGGATGGGAGAGTCCCCGACCCCCCGTTTTTTATCGGCAACGACTCACAAGCAATTCGACTGCCGCCTGTGGCGTGTTCGGGTCTTGCAGGTCGTAGAGTTTTCGCGGAACATGGCGACCGGCAAATCGAGGAGCGGGTACATCGAAAACGCCAACTGGCGACCGATCGAGCCGCAAAGCGTCGATCACGGCCTGGGGGAAATCGTCTGCAGGAAACCCTGA
- a CDS encoding CBS domain-containing protein encodes MPKQVRTGLTRSDILKRYIERFKRQLDRFQPFLSRKRASVSIDDFDEETEELIAQVFGAASDQAEAYVYAKTGESALLPEEAQETGAHDVERAGLHQRRQVLESCLADLEMRSRILASRLGSQKDGREERTLVRHYTSYDVRSIARTSTIKEVGKTFQKYRIDALIVDDGSRYIGIITDSDLSRKVIAKGLDPNTTTVASCMSRSIVTIEEDEPLADALALMKKHVIRHIPVTADGTIIGVLSASDLLRALEDRLSS; translated from the coding sequence ATGCCGAAACAAGTTCGCACGGGATTGACGAGAAGCGATATCTTGAAACGATACATCGAGCGATTCAAGCGACAGCTTGATAGGTTCCAGCCGTTTCTCTCACGCAAACGGGCATCTGTGTCGATTGATGATTTCGACGAAGAGACCGAAGAACTGATCGCGCAAGTCTTCGGGGCAGCCTCCGATCAAGCCGAGGCGTACGTGTACGCCAAAACGGGAGAATCGGCGCTTCTGCCGGAAGAGGCGCAGGAAACGGGCGCCCATGACGTGGAGCGCGCAGGTCTTCACCAGCGGCGACAGGTCTTGGAAAGCTGCCTGGCCGACTTGGAGATGAGGAGCCGCATCCTGGCGAGCAGACTCGGGAGCCAGAAGGACGGAAGAGAAGAACGGACGTTGGTCCGGCACTACACGTCCTATGATGTAAGAAGCATCGCTCGAACGTCGACAATCAAAGAGGTGGGGAAGACGTTTCAAAAATATCGAATCGACGCGCTGATCGTGGATGACGGCTCACGCTACATCGGGATCATCACCGATTCCGATCTGAGTCGAAAAGTCATCGCCAAGGGTCTTGATCCCAATACCACGACGGTGGCCTCCTGTATGAGTCGATCTATCGTGACGATCGAAGAGGACGAACCCCTGGCCGATGCCCTCGCGCTCATGAAAAAACACGTGATCAGGCATATTCCCGTCACCGCCGACGGGACCATCATCGGTGTCTTGTCCGCGTCGGATCTCCTCCGTGCATTGGAGGATCGACTGTCTTCCTGA
- a CDS encoding PilZ domain-containing protein, protein MVQRMSASDLYRRGLVLKKAHMFHMAIEDFEQAARDPQYAPQAYIQMALCWRAVDRTDEAVSAFRQAAASPILSSEERLHVFYHLGRLLEEQGRFSESLELYGMIRKENPDFGDVALRIRRLCTGKGGSMTATRGSRSIRRATGPSWGLWVKSLLQQTGRWLDRTSQATPGGSANRPGHPRNQGRGASGLRSFAGPHDGAEADQGLKKRTVEHRRCERVPIRLPSSFAVKGRMVAGKGEVCDLSPWGCRISSAVSVPIGTDVQCCIFSGRSGDALLIEGATVRWIGPREFGLAFTKISPAVQQQLVRLCRAAA, encoded by the coding sequence ATGGTCCAACGAATGTCCGCATCCGACCTCTATCGGCGCGGGTTGGTGCTGAAAAAAGCGCACATGTTCCACATGGCAATCGAGGATTTCGAGCAGGCGGCGCGCGATCCGCAATATGCCCCCCAGGCGTACATTCAGATGGCATTGTGCTGGAGGGCCGTTGATCGTACTGACGAAGCCGTCTCGGCGTTTCGTCAAGCGGCGGCTTCTCCTATTTTGTCCTCCGAGGAGCGGCTGCACGTGTTCTATCACCTGGGCCGATTGTTGGAAGAGCAAGGCCGGTTTTCTGAAAGTTTGGAGCTCTATGGGATGATTCGAAAAGAGAACCCCGACTTTGGCGACGTGGCGCTCCGCATCCGGCGTCTCTGCACCGGAAAAGGCGGATCAATGACGGCGACTCGTGGTTCGCGTTCCATTCGCCGAGCAACGGGCCCCTCGTGGGGGCTCTGGGTCAAATCATTGCTCCAGCAAACCGGGCGGTGGCTGGATCGAACATCTCAAGCCACGCCGGGAGGCTCTGCGAATCGGCCCGGTCATCCTCGGAATCAAGGTCGTGGCGCGAGCGGGCTACGTTCCTTCGCAGGCCCGCATGACGGTGCGGAGGCCGATCAGGGGTTGAAAAAGCGGACCGTCGAACATCGCCGGTGCGAGCGCGTACCGATTCGTCTGCCAAGCTCTTTTGCCGTCAAAGGGCGCATGGTTGCCGGCAAAGGCGAGGTGTGCGACCTGTCTCCCTGGGGATGTCGGATCAGCAGTGCGGTGTCCGTTCCGATCGGCACCGACGTGCAGTGCTGCATTTTTTCAGGCCGTTCCGGCGACGCCCTCCTGATTGAGGGGGCGACGGTGCGCTGGATCGGTCCGAGGGAGTTTGGTCTTGCCTTCACCAAAATCAGCCCGGCCGTGCAACAGCAACTGGTGCGGTTGTGCAGAGCCGCCGCCTGA
- a CDS encoding CBS domain-containing protein yields MSMVTVGQLINHKLVTAPGTMNAVEAAKSMSAHRVGSILVEHDRHIVGIVTESDIVRKVLGTGQEPSLFPIGVIMSAPLIGIDERRPITEAADLMYRYGVRHLVVRKADAVVGILSVRDLLRPVSTDDF; encoded by the coding sequence ATGTCGATGGTCACAGTCGGACAGCTCATAAATCACAAGCTCGTGACAGCACCAGGAACGATGAACGCCGTTGAGGCGGCGAAGTCCATGTCGGCCCACCGCGTCGGCAGCATTCTGGTGGAACATGATCGCCACATTGTCGGCATTGTGACGGAATCGGACATCGTCAGGAAAGTATTGGGAACCGGTCAGGAACCGTCTCTGTTCCCGATCGGCGTGATCATGAGCGCCCCGCTCATCGGCATCGATGAACGCCGTCCCATTACGGAAGCCGCCGACCTGATGTACCGATACGGTGTCCGGCATCTCGTGGTGCGCAAGGCCGACGCCGTCGTGGGGATCCTGTCGGTTCGGGATCTTCTCCGCCCGGTTTCAACCGATGACTTTTAG
- a CDS encoding restriction endonuclease, translating into MAIPDYQSIMLPLLQFAADEKEHSLRQAIESLSAEFGLTEEEKKELLPSGQQPTFENRVAWARTYLVKAALLEAPRRGFFRITPRGRDVLSQRPSAITPKFLEQFPEFLDFRTKRHESKEETQLSENRSLQTPGELLESAYQKLREDLAAELLKTVKECSPAFFERLVIDVLVKMGYGGSRKEAGKAIGRSGDEGIDGIINEDRLGLDVIYIQAKRWKDQIGRPEIQKFVGALQGHRANKGIFITTSSFTREAQDYVTKINSKIVLIDGEHLSQLMIDHNVGVTPVMSYETKKIDSDYFFEE; encoded by the coding sequence ATGGCCATACCGGATTACCAGTCCATCATGCTTCCTCTGCTCCAGTTCGCAGCCGACGAGAAAGAACATTCTCTTCGGCAGGCGATCGAGAGCTTATCGGCCGAGTTCGGCCTTACGGAGGAAGAGAAAAAGGAATTGTTGCCGAGCGGGCAGCAACCAACCTTTGAGAACCGAGTCGCATGGGCGCGAACCTACCTGGTGAAGGCGGCCTTGCTTGAAGCTCCACGTCGAGGGTTTTTCCGTATCACGCCGCGTGGGCGCGATGTCCTTTCACAAAGACCGTCCGCGATCACTCCCAAGTTCTTGGAGCAGTTTCCTGAGTTTCTCGACTTCCGCACCAAGCGTCATGAATCAAAAGAAGAAACCCAGTTATCTGAAAATAGGAGTCTGCAAACACCAGGGGAGCTGCTCGAAAGCGCATACCAAAAATTACGCGAAGACCTGGCGGCCGAGTTGCTGAAGACGGTGAAGGAATGCTCGCCAGCTTTCTTTGAGCGGTTGGTCATTGATGTCTTGGTGAAAATGGGATATGGCGGTTCCCGCAAAGAGGCAGGAAAAGCCATCGGCCGTAGTGGCGATGAAGGCATTGACGGAATCATCAATGAAGACCGTCTCGGCCTCGATGTCATCTATATTCAGGCCAAGCGCTGGAAAGATCAGATCGGTCGCCCGGAGATCCAAAAGTTTGTCGGGGCTCTTCAGGGGCATAGAGCCAATAAAGGCATCTTCATCACCACCTCCAGCTTCACGCGGGAAGCCCAAGATTATGTCACCAAAATCAATTCAAAGATCGTCCTCATCGATGGTGAGCACTTATCCCAGCTCATGATCGATCACAATGTGGGGGTTACCCCCGTCATGTCCTATGAAACCAAGAAAATTGACAGCGATTATTTCTTTGAGGAGTAA
- a CDS encoding [protein-PII] uridylyltransferase family protein: protein MVSPTFERERLSTALLPLCRSIPSDVLQDFLNRMDPDYFLRFDPPMIARHLGLIARLEPDRPCEVSIADQDGERFTVTIVAYDYFSEFAVICGLLSAFGLNIEEGQIYTFSEPPPSTLPRNRVSKESQGRHKTRPGLTRKKIVDVFLVRPGPGVSFGPTERRRFTTELTDLLKRLDAGQYAEARHAVNRRLVEQLGKRRGSFGGLLHTVHITFDNGRSPTDTVMDIQSDDTPAFLYAFANALAMRNIYVSKAQVESTGSKIHDRFFVRNRHGHKLLDHAEQDQLRLTAVLIKQFTHALTWAPDPAKALESFDQFLDLIVQDQGKDARKALSFVSDKKSLPVLARLLGASDFLWEDFLRRQYDNLLPLLQNYRDEPLVKPPAALRKELNAVVNKAKTDEAKKAALNQFKDHELFRIDMKHIVEPSTSLPDFSLAVTQLAEVIVERALIDCRDKLNRLHGSPKLADKTPCLFAVFGAGKFGGREMGYASDIEVLFVYEGSGRTSGKQSIDNSEYFERLAQELLQWIEAKREGIFHLDVRLRPHGDKGSLANAFDEIRSYYSPGGLAAPFERQALIKLRFVAGDAALGKRVEAHRDRYVYSGAPWDLAAALELRRQQIAQLVKPGQVNLKHSHGGIVTIEYAIQYLQLMHGHKNPRLRTPNTLQALAALIDGGLIPSSTGEDLRKAYLFIRMLIDGLRMVRGNTKDLVLPPPESDEFIFLARRVGYMTDDWQAGARHLQADIEQHMSRTREFFERMFGKV from the coding sequence ATGGTTTCTCCCACCTTTGAACGCGAACGTCTGTCAACCGCGCTGCTTCCCCTCTGCCGAAGCATCCCATCCGACGTCCTGCAAGATTTTCTGAATCGCATGGACCCCGACTATTTCCTTCGTTTCGATCCGCCCATGATCGCCCGTCACCTCGGCTTGATCGCTCGACTCGAGCCGGACCGCCCGTGCGAAGTCTCGATCGCCGATCAGGACGGAGAACGGTTCACCGTCACCATCGTCGCCTACGACTACTTCTCCGAGTTCGCCGTCATCTGCGGCTTGCTCTCCGCTTTCGGCCTGAACATCGAAGAGGGCCAAATCTACACGTTCTCGGAGCCGCCGCCTTCGACGCTCCCCCGAAATCGTGTAAGCAAGGAATCACAAGGTCGTCACAAAACCAGACCTGGCTTGACCAGAAAGAAGATCGTCGACGTCTTCCTCGTGCGGCCGGGGCCCGGCGTGTCGTTTGGACCGACCGAACGCCGTCGCTTCACCACGGAACTGACCGACCTCTTGAAGCGCCTCGACGCCGGACAATACGCCGAAGCCCGCCACGCCGTGAACCGCAGGTTGGTCGAGCAACTCGGCAAACGACGCGGCTCTTTCGGCGGTCTCCTCCACACCGTGCACATCACCTTCGACAACGGCCGCTCCCCCACCGACACGGTCATGGACATTCAGTCCGACGATACGCCCGCGTTTTTGTACGCCTTTGCCAACGCCTTGGCCATGCGCAACATCTACGTCAGCAAAGCCCAGGTGGAGAGCACCGGCTCGAAGATCCACGATCGATTTTTTGTCCGCAATCGGCACGGACACAAGCTGCTGGACCACGCCGAGCAGGATCAGCTTCGCTTGACCGCCGTGCTGATCAAGCAGTTCACTCACGCCCTCACGTGGGCGCCCGATCCGGCCAAAGCGCTGGAATCGTTCGACCAGTTCCTCGACCTCATCGTGCAGGATCAAGGCAAGGACGCCCGCAAAGCGCTGTCGTTCGTGAGCGACAAGAAAAGTCTTCCCGTCCTTGCGCGCCTGCTCGGCGCAAGCGATTTTCTCTGGGAAGATTTCCTCCGTCGGCAGTACGACAATCTGCTCCCGCTGTTACAAAACTACCGGGACGAGCCGCTCGTCAAGCCGCCGGCCGCGTTGCGCAAAGAGCTGAACGCGGTCGTCAACAAAGCGAAGACCGACGAGGCCAAAAAGGCGGCCTTGAATCAATTCAAGGACCACGAGCTGTTCCGGATCGACATGAAACACATCGTCGAGCCCTCGACCAGCCTCCCGGACTTTTCCTTGGCCGTCACCCAACTGGCGGAGGTGATTGTCGAGCGCGCCCTCATCGATTGTCGAGACAAACTCAACCGGCTCCACGGCTCGCCCAAGCTCGCCGACAAGACGCCCTGCCTCTTCGCCGTTTTCGGAGCCGGCAAATTCGGCGGGCGGGAAATGGGATACGCGTCGGACATCGAGGTGCTTTTCGTGTACGAGGGATCCGGCCGCACGAGCGGAAAACAATCTATCGACAACAGCGAGTACTTCGAACGACTGGCGCAAGAGCTCCTGCAATGGATCGAGGCCAAACGGGAAGGCATCTTCCACCTGGACGTTCGCCTGCGGCCCCACGGCGACAAGGGTTCGCTGGCCAACGCCTTTGACGAAATCCGCTCCTACTATAGCCCCGGCGGCCTGGCCGCGCCGTTTGAGCGGCAAGCCTTGATCAAACTCCGGTTCGTCGCCGGGGACGCGGCCCTCGGCAAGAGGGTGGAGGCCCATCGGGACCGTTACGTCTATAGCGGCGCTCCCTGGGACCTTGCCGCCGCGCTGGAGCTGCGCCGCCAGCAAATCGCCCAACTCGTCAAACCGGGCCAGGTGAACCTGAAGCACAGCCACGGCGGGATCGTCACCATCGAGTACGCCATTCAGTATCTGCAGCTCATGCACGGACACAAAAACCCGCGCCTGCGCACTCCGAACACCCTTCAAGCGCTGGCTGCGCTGATCGACGGCGGCCTCATTCCATCCTCGACGGGAGAAGATCTGCGAAAGGCGTATCTGTTTATCCGCATGTTGATCGACGGACTTCGCATGGTGCGGGGCAACACCAAGGATCTGGTGCTCCCGCCGCCTGAGTCCGACGAATTCATCTTTCTCGCCCGTCGCGTCGGCTACATGACCGACGACTGGCAGGCCGGCGCCCGTCATCTCCAGGCCGACATCGAGCAACACATGAGCCGGACACGGGAGTTCTTCGAACGGATGTTCGGGAAGGTGTGA
- a CDS encoding [protein-PII] uridylyltransferase family protein, whose product MPPVMIRRSRPSSIRWSSEPAPLQTGKPDPGPLLLASDRNLDRTRAILSAYRIRDVARADCNLQSMAGEPHHRRQLADILPRLLTSISRTADPDQALNHWERLLSGLTRGALLEYLAGAPRMLDLLCAIFGNSDALAFTIIRDPMLVYWLGEQEVLSKPVSRAETEQSLHEQLARLTITELKLDVLRRHRRRELLRIGVRDLLRLADVQETTAALSDLAGTLIHAAYQIVDADLRRQYGVPMHKNRHGRWVETGFTVIGMGKLGGHELNYSSDVDLIYVYASRKGETRMPRRASDTPGAVGISNEEYFEILSRELTRALTEKTNEGSVFRVDLRLRAEGAVGQLARSLDDYAAYYRNRGAVWERLALLKAWPVAGSLEVGRAFLKMVKPFIVGGPKEKSDAHRARAIVRDVRNVKEMIDAKIADRGQERRNVKLGIGGIREVEFFVQTIQVIAGKRLPGLLDRNTLRSLDRCAHYRLISKRQRDELTAAYVFLRDVEHKLQMVDDLQTHTLPEDDEALERCAIRMGYDADDADQGVKRFHADHSAHREAVRRLFSSLFMEPDASPILKSVLRAVGAQG is encoded by the coding sequence ATGCCCCCTGTCATGATTCGTCGTTCAAGACCGTCGTCCATTCGGTGGTCGAGCGAGCCGGCTCCTCTTCAGACCGGCAAACCCGACCCCGGGCCGCTCTTGCTGGCCTCGGATCGAAACCTCGATCGGACGCGGGCGATTCTTTCCGCGTACCGCATACGCGACGTTGCGCGGGCCGATTGCAACCTGCAATCGATGGCCGGAGAGCCGCACCATCGACGTCAATTGGCCGATATCTTGCCGAGGCTCTTGACCTCCATCTCTAGGACGGCGGATCCGGATCAGGCGCTGAATCACTGGGAACGTCTGTTGAGCGGCCTGACGCGAGGCGCCTTGCTGGAGTATCTGGCCGGGGCCCCGCGCATGCTCGATCTGCTCTGCGCGATCTTCGGCAACAGCGACGCGCTCGCGTTTACGATCATTCGCGACCCCATGTTGGTCTACTGGCTGGGTGAACAAGAGGTCTTGTCAAAGCCGGTCAGCCGGGCTGAAACGGAACAGTCGCTCCATGAACAGTTGGCGAGATTGACGATCACCGAGCTCAAGCTGGACGTGTTGCGCCGCCATCGACGGCGGGAGCTGCTGCGGATCGGCGTGCGCGATCTGCTGCGTCTTGCCGACGTACAGGAAACGACCGCCGCTCTCTCCGATTTGGCGGGCACGTTGATCCATGCGGCCTACCAGATCGTCGATGCCGATTTACGCCGGCAGTACGGCGTGCCGATGCACAAGAATCGGCACGGGCGGTGGGTGGAGACGGGATTTACCGTGATCGGAATGGGCAAGCTCGGCGGCCACGAGCTCAACTACAGTTCCGATGTCGATTTGATCTATGTCTACGCGTCGCGCAAGGGAGAGACGCGGATGCCTCGACGCGCCTCGGATACACCAGGCGCCGTCGGGATCTCTAACGAGGAATATTTCGAGATTCTGTCCCGCGAGCTGACAAGGGCCTTGACTGAAAAGACGAACGAGGGGTCCGTGTTTCGCGTGGATCTTCGATTGCGGGCCGAGGGAGCGGTCGGGCAGTTGGCCCGGTCGCTTGACGACTATGCCGCGTACTATCGAAACCGCGGCGCGGTATGGGAGAGGCTGGCGCTGCTCAAGGCCTGGCCGGTCGCCGGATCGTTGGAAGTGGGGCGGGCGTTTCTTAAAATGGTCAAACCGTTCATCGTCGGCGGGCCGAAGGAGAAATCGGATGCTCACCGTGCGCGGGCCATCGTGCGCGACGTCCGGAACGTCAAGGAGATGATCGACGCCAAGATCGCCGATCGCGGCCAGGAACGGCGGAACGTGAAACTCGGCATCGGCGGCATCCGCGAGGTCGAGTTTTTCGTGCAGACGATCCAAGTGATTGCGGGCAAGCGGCTTCCGGGCCTTCTGGATCGGAACACGCTTCGGTCGTTGGATCGATGCGCCCACTATCGGCTGATTTCGAAACGGCAACGGGATGAATTGACCGCCGCGTACGTGTTCCTTCGTGACGTTGAGCACAAGCTTCAGATGGTCGATGATTTGCAGACGCATACTCTTCCGGAGGACGACGAGGCGTTGGAACGGTGCGCGATTCGAATGGGATACGATGCGGATGACGCGGATCAAGGCGTCAAGCGGTTTCACGCGGACCATAGCGCTCATCGGGAAGCGGTTCGCCGACTGTTCTCGTCCTTGTTCATGGAGCCCGACGCCTCTCCGATTCTCAAATCGGTGCTGCGGGCCGTTGGGGCGCAGGGATAA